One window from the genome of Helicoverpa armigera isolate CAAS_96S chromosome 4, ASM3070526v1, whole genome shotgun sequence encodes:
- the LOC126053498 gene encoding endocuticle structural glycoprotein SgAbd-5: MKLFVVLALVAAACAAPQNPQDVQIVRYDVNNAGLDSYSFAWELSDGSKHEEQGQLKNQGTENEAIAVQGQYAWVGPDGVTYTVTYLADENGFQPQIQQGPGGAIPSAVVASLLG; the protein is encoded by the exons atgaaattg TTTGTAGTTCTTGCTCTGGTCGCCGCCGCGTGCGCTGCTCCCCAGAACCCACAGGACGTTCAGATTGTGCGATATGACGTCAACAACGCCGGACTCGATTCCTACAGCTTCGC GTGGGAACTGTCAGATGGATCGAAGCACGAAGAACAAGGCCAGCTGAAGAACCAGGGCACAGAAAATGAGGCCATTGCCGTGCAAGGGCAGTACGCGTGGGTGGGCCCTGACGGTGTCACCTACACTGTGACTTACCTCGCTGACGAAAATGGATTCCAGCCTCAGATCCAACAGGGTCCAGGGGGAGCTATCCCATCTGCAGTCGTCGCTTCTCTCTTAGGTTAA
- the LOC110384196 gene encoding uncharacterized protein LOC110384196 isoform X1, translating to MLRISVCFSMFLVLNSLIRRCHCVVYTYEDIELRRIFPSEFPQDTVRKSGSADPEHLGRFAELKSYFKYPKAKVNAHFEELICYEKNDKKEPLTAVMMLTSSTGTRLNLLMCRIDVDRYSPEEDMYYMSPAADSHVDRRRVYCFMLLCFTEDELDRVVASF from the exons ATGTTAAGGATATCCGTTTGTTTTTCTATGTTCTTA GTCCTCAACAGTTTGATAAGGAGATGCCACTGTGTTGTGTATACGTA TGAAGATATTGAATTAAGGAGAATATTTCCAAGTGAATTCCCTCAAGATACTGTACGGAAAAGTGGTTCAGCAGATCCGGAG CATTTAGGTCGATTTGCCGAATTAAAAAGCTATTTCAAATATCCGAAAGCTAAAGTAAACGCCCATTTCGAGGAATTGATTTGCTATGAGAAGAATGACAAAAAG GAACCGCTGACGGCGGTTATGATGCTGACATCATCAACAGGAACAAGGCTAAATCTGTTG ATGTGTAGAATAGATGTAGACCGCTATTCTCCGGAAGAGGACATGTACTACATGTCTCCGGCAGCCGACAGTCACGTGGATCGTCGCCGAGTCTACTGCTTCATGCTGCTCTGCTTCACGGAAGACGAACTCGACCGAGTGGTGGCTTCGTTTTAA
- the LOC110384196 gene encoding uncharacterized protein LOC110384196 isoform X2, translating to MLRISVCFSMFLVLNSLIRRCHCVVYTYEDIELRRIFPSEFPQDTVRKSGSADPEHLGRFAELKSYFKYPKAKVNAHFEELICYEKNDKKMCRIDVDRYSPEEDMYYMSPAADSHVDRRRVYCFMLLCFTEDELDRVVASF from the exons ATGTTAAGGATATCCGTTTGTTTTTCTATGTTCTTA GTCCTCAACAGTTTGATAAGGAGATGCCACTGTGTTGTGTATACGTA TGAAGATATTGAATTAAGGAGAATATTTCCAAGTGAATTCCCTCAAGATACTGTACGGAAAAGTGGTTCAGCAGATCCGGAG CATTTAGGTCGATTTGCCGAATTAAAAAGCTATTTCAAATATCCGAAAGCTAAAGTAAACGCCCATTTCGAGGAATTGATTTGCTATGAGAAGAATGACAAAAAG ATGTGTAGAATAGATGTAGACCGCTATTCTCCGGAAGAGGACATGTACTACATGTCTCCGGCAGCCGACAGTCACGTGGATCGTCGCCGAGTCTACTGCTTCATGCTGCTCTGCTTCACGGAAGACGAACTCGACCGAGTGGTGGCTTCGTTTTAA
- the LOC110384195 gene encoding larval cuticle protein 1-like: MTPLVLDVALYYGMKSRHDILEELDIKCGQLSPTHSPFRSALMKNTPNMVKGAAHLYVLSMVFMAFVTVASCLGGQIKKFTYNNNGFGTYSFEYETSDGTYRREDGGILPGPDGSSLVVRGEYGYIDSRGKPYSMKYVADATGFHPRINDDYTRFNDRRII, translated from the exons ATGACTCCTTTAGTCCTTGACGTGGCATTGTACTATGGAATGAAGTCCAGACATGACATTCTTGAAGAACTGGATATAAAGTGTGGGCAGTTGTCCCCAACACACAGTCCATTTAGATCCGCACTGATGAAGAACACGCCCAACAtg GTAAAAGGTGCTGCTCATCTCTACGTCCTGTCTATGGTCTTCATGGCATTTGTCACTGTAGCTAGTTGCCTTGGAGGGCAAATTAAAAAATTCACATACAACAATAATGGATTCGGCACGTACAGTTTTGA ATATGAGACTTCAGATGGTACGTACAGAAGGGAAGATGGAGGGATCCTGCCCGGTCCAGATGGTAGTTCGCTAGTAGTAAGAGGAGAGTACGGGTATATTGACTCCAGAGGAAAACCCTACTCGATGAAATATGTAGCAGATGCCACCGGCTTTCATCCGAGAATCAATGACGATTATACGAGGTTCAATGACAGAAGAATTATTTGA